One Rouxiella sp. S1S-2 genomic window, TGCGTGAAAATGACATTGAGCAATGGGGTAAAAATTATGTCGACGACCTGCAGGCGATCCCGTTAAACAGTCAAGGCCATGACGCCGTGGCACACGAAGCATCCTGATAAAATTGTCCCCCTTAAAATAGCCCGTTAACCCGGGCTATTAATAACTCGTTGCAAACCAAACGGATTTAAATAGACAGCGTCGAGTGGGTAAATAAGTCCGTTTTCCCCACTATAAAGAGTCAGTTACCGAAGTTCAGAATTAAGCGCCGATGTAAACTCCTGTAAAAAGCGTGACGAAGAGCACACTTTCGGCGTAATTGACGGCGCGATTGTCTACAATTAAAGGATATAAGCACGGAATTCACTCCGTAAATTTAGGACACAATAAAGAGGTTTGTCGCTTATGCACAACTCTAAATTACTTGTTATTGAACCAGTGGAATTTGAAATAGACCCAAACAGCCATGTCGATTTAGAGCCGCTGGAGCTGATTTTAGAAAGAATGATGGACGCAGAGCCAGAGCCGGAAATGATCGGAGGCCTGCCCAATTCGGATGCGCTGACCCCCGCAGACCGTTATCTCGAACTTTTCGAGGACGTGCAGTCCGCACACATTTTTGAAGACAGCAAAACCTTTCCCGACTGCGCGCCCAAAATGGACCCGCTCGACATTCTTATTCGCTATCGTAAGGTTAAAAAGCATCCCGGCTTTAGTCTGAAAAACTTCGTGGCGCAGCACTTTTGGCTGACCGCGCACCGCAGCAGCGATTACGTCTCAAATCCGGGAGACACGCTTAAGGAACACATCGATAATCTGTGGCCCGTGCTGACGCGAGAACCGGAAGATCATATTCCTTGGTCTTCCCTGCTTACGCTACCGCAGGCCTACGTCGTGCCCGGCGGGCGGTTTGGTGAAACGTATTATTGGGATTCCTACTTCACCATGCTCGGTCTGGCCGAGAGCGGCAGACACGATCTGCTACGTACCATGGCCGATAATTTCGCATGGATGATCGAAATTTATGGCCACATCCCCAACGGCAACCGCACCTACTACCTAAGCCGATCCCAGCCGCCGGTGTTTGCCCTGATGGTCGAGCTTTTTGAGGAAGACGGCGTTCGCGGTGCGCGTCGGTATTACGATCATCTGATTAAAGAATACGCATTCTGGATGGATGGCTCTGAATCGTTGGCGCCCAATCAGGCCTATCGTCACGTTGTAAGAATGCCCGATGGGGCGTT contains:
- a CDS encoding alpha,alpha-trehalase; protein product: MHNSKLLVIEPVEFEIDPNSHVDLEPLELILERMMDAEPEPEMIGGLPNSDALTPADRYLELFEDVQSAHIFEDSKTFPDCAPKMDPLDILIRYRKVKKHPGFSLKNFVAQHFWLTAHRSSDYVSNPGDTLKEHIDNLWPVLTREPEDHIPWSSLLTLPQAYVVPGGRFGETYYWDSYFTMLGLAESGRHDLLRTMADNFAWMIEIYGHIPNGNRTYYLSRSQPPVFALMVELFEEDGVRGARRYYDHLIKEYAFWMDGSESLAPNQAYRHVVRMPDGAFLNRYWDDRDTPRDESWREDVETAKHSSRPANQVYRDLRAGAASGWDYSSRWLRDAGRLASIRTTNFIPVDLNAFLYKLESTIANIASLKAEKDTEALFLQRAEARRTAMNRFLWDEDQGCFRDYDWYRQQMALFSAASVVPLYVGLATHHQAERLAEAVRTRLLTPGGVMATEYETGEQWDKPNGWAPLQWMAIQGFKMYGNDALGDQIARSWLKTVNHFYQEHHKLIEKYHISGDDSRAGGGGEYPLQDGFGWTNGVVRRLIGLYGENFD